CACGAAGGTGCGAATCGCTCCAAAGACAGGAGGTATTGAGGATTCAAAATAAGATTCACCGTTGGAGATCTGCAATCGAGCCAATCCTAGCGATGTCCCGATCCAAGCACCGTTGTCATCTGCCATTACCGCCTGAATGTCGTTGCTCTGGAGAGGTTCATTCATGTCAAACTGCACAACGGAAGAGGTGACCGGATCTACGAAAAACAGTCCGCTCCACCATGTACCCGCCCACACTCCTCCCGTTTCATCGAATTCAAAGCTCAGGATGGTTTGCCATTGAAGAGGAGTGCCGAGGAACATCGAGAGAAATTGAAATTGATTTTGCTGAACTACCACTTGCATCGGGCCACTGGCGGTACCGATCCAAAGCTCCCCGTTTCGATCCACGTTCAGGCTTTCAATCCGATTGTTCAACAAACCGTCGTTGGATGTGAAAAAGCGTGCATCGACCGTGCTGTTGTTTATCAGGAGTCTTCCCAAGCCAGAGTCCGTGCCGATCCAAACTGCACCGTCCGTTGGAACGGCAAGGTGCTTGATCACTTGGGAGAAATACTGCTCATACGATGTCACTTGTGGGAGATTGTTTTCAATGCGGAAATGAAAAAGGCCATGAACGGTGCCAATCCAGAATCCTCCACTTTGATCCAATGCCAGTGTGTCAACATAATCCCCATTCAGGAATGAATAACATTCGTTTCCGATCGCGCCATTTTGTATTGTCACGTGACAAATTCCATACGCCGTCCCAACCCAGAGGCTTCCGGGTTGGTCTGCAACCATACTTGTTGCTGTCACAGGAACCGTTTCAAATCGCGCTTTTCCTCCATCGAACGTGAGATGAGCGAGCGTCCATGGATAGACGATCAACCATAATCCCCCTTGCCCGTCATCCGCGAGGTTATAAACAATATTGTAGGAGGGGAGACCATCAGCCACTGTGTACTTGATCGGATAAATTGATCGGGGAGATTTTGTGAGATCCTCGTTTGCAAGAAAATACAATCCATCTCTCGCAGCAAGATAAAGTCCACTGTATGTACGAACAATGTCGTGAACGACCGACGGAAAACGCCGTGACCAATAAAGCACCGGTTCCTGAATGGCATTAAGTTGTGGACCGCCTGGAAGATATGTCGGACCGTTCGGCCACAAATAGACTTCATCCCCGGGTTGAACACCGCTGATCACACCACGGAAAGATCCGTCAGAAGCGACTGAAGCAAAACATTCCGGAGAACCGTTTATGCCAATCTTCTGAGCGCAAATCTCCGTGACTCCTCTTGCTGCAGCACCGGCAAAACCGGTGACAAGGGCCCGAAGTGAACTGGAATCGACGCTTTGAACGAAGACAAGATCTCTCTTCAGAGGAGGGGCTAAAGGGACAGGTTCAAGGCCAATATTGCTATCTGGAGTTTTGTTGGTCGATGTGAGGTCCGTTATCGCCGCTTGCTGACCTTCAGACGAGCTATCCGTCAGGCAACCGGAAACCAGAAAGCAGAATGCCGTGAGAAAGTGAACGGCCACCCACGGCAAGCGACCAGATCTCACGACACACGAGGGCGTACTTCCCATAAGTGACAAATATTCAAAATTTAGACCATCGGTTAGCCCTCAAATCGTATGGATTTGTTCATATAATCAACACAGTAGCCGTTGCAGGCCGCTGGAAGTTCTCTACTAGACGTACGAAATGTTGCCCAAGTACGCAAAAAGTAGCGAGTCCGCGCCAAGACATGACATGGGTCGATTCGCGGCCGACAGGAGGCTGAGGATCATCAGGGTGGAATTGCCATATAAATATATGGCTGATTCGCGGTATAATGTGATGGCTTCCTTTCGTGGGCTTCACGGTCACGGTTGGAGCGTTTTGAATGGAATGAAGAGAAGGAAAGGAAAAACGCTGCAAAACACGGGGTCAATTTTCTTGTTGCCTCAAGGGCGTTCTACGATCCACTCCGGATCATTGCGGTGGATGAGTTGCATAGCGAGGCGGAACCGAGGCAATTCTGCATCGGGAAAGTGGATGAGCGCATCATCCTATTGGAGAAATGGACGGGTGTTATATGAGAAAGAGAACAAGAAGCTTTAGTGGTCAGCCGATTGGTAAACTGCTGGTGGTAAGGGATTTTTTGCCTCCTCCTGAAAAACTGCTTCAGAGGGAGGCCAGAATGAAAATCACGATCACCCTGGATGCCGCTACGGTGCGATTCTTTAAGACTGTGGCCGTCAAAATGGGGCTTAAATATCAGAGGATGATCCGGGAGGTTCTGAAGGGGTACGCCGCTCGGTACGCCTAGTCTTTACTGGCCACATTTTCGGGGGGAAGGTCAATTCCACTATGGCGTGCAGGCGAG
The DNA window shown above is from Bdellovibrionota bacterium and carries:
- a CDS encoding two-component regulator propeller domain-containing protein, translating into MISGVQPGDEVYLWPNGPTYLPGGPQLNAIQEPVLYWSRRFPSVVHDIVRTYSGLYLAARDGLYFLANEDLTKSPRSIYPIKYTVADGLPSYNIVYNLADDGQGGLWLIVYPWTLAHLTFDGGKARFETVPVTATSMVADQPGSLWVGTAYGICHVTIQNGAIGNECYSFLNGDYVDTLALDQSGGFWIGTVHGLFHFRIENNLPQVTSYEQYFSQVIKHLAVPTDGAVWIGTDSGLGRLLINNSTVDARFFTSNDGLLNNRIESLNVDRNGELWIGTASGPMQVVVQQNQFQFLSMFLGTPLQWQTILSFEFDETGGVWAGTWWSGLFFVDPVTSSVVQFDMNEPLQSNDIQAVMADDNGAWIGTSLGLARLQISNGESYFESSIPPVFGAIRTFVSDQAGGFWAGGDIGLYHLRLVDGRYVTEYFSAQNGLPSNDITTIVEDALGGVWIGTSAGLSHGIYANGETTFSNFDTQNSPLSDNRIFSLARGLQDDLWIGTYDGSLTHFSWNSSGGLETRVYTTSDGMPDERFGLTSLLVTKEGTVWIGTWSRGLVRLAFENGIAQFKTFTMQDGLSFFQISALADDGKGGIWIGTTYGMSHMTLDMSGAPLFKNYLVADGLPSLRINSFALSPNGGIFIATDNGFVLFPNSAY
- a CDS encoding BrnT family toxin: MERFEWNEEKERKNAAKHGVNFLVASRAFYDPLRIIAVDELHSEAEPRQFCIGKVDERIILLEKWTGVI
- a CDS encoding toxin-antitoxin system antitoxin subunit produces the protein MKITITLDAATVRFFKTVAVKMGLKYQRMIREVLKGYAARYA